Proteins encoded by one window of Rhodothermia bacterium:
- a CDS encoding ImmA/IrrE family metallo-endopeptidase: protein MTVEELLPIISVGLKTPITKEQIFATNIELGHLKRIDKVFNKGIHYYLDPKSPDISKDASIFFRKTNFDVDLNLGARKIVNHFEEFKISLSAIAELSDVKFERQLPVFKISNSPKTVASEIKKLIAPEFKDKPKEYLTELINKLAEKNILVFEFVETWNKKDKANIDGFFLKSNVIVLKRHQISFKREIFTLAHELGHYLLDEEEIDKIEYDDLANQNLSKIENWCNDFAYYFLSGEFEKVIEAIDNSNANNDYNIDLVQSISEKTHLSRIAIFTKLLLLNKISPANYKKVRNEFEEEFRIKNEELKKQRELDKQNGINIGGSTPIPIKSPLLVSTIQTAFYEGVINEYEFCKKLNIKPGKIDSFLYESSN, encoded by the coding sequence ATGACAGTAGAAGAACTATTGCCTATAATTAGTGTTGGACTTAAAACACCTATTACCAAAGAACAAATTTTTGCTACCAACATTGAACTTGGACACTTAAAGCGAATTGACAAGGTCTTTAATAAGGGTATTCACTACTATTTAGACCCAAAATCGCCAGACATTTCAAAAGATGCAAGCATATTTTTTAGAAAGACAAATTTTGATGTTGATTTGAATTTAGGTGCAAGAAAAATAGTAAATCACTTTGAAGAATTTAAAATTTCGCTTTCTGCCATTGCTGAACTTTCAGATGTAAAATTTGAAAGACAGTTGCCAGTTTTTAAAATTAGTAACAGCCCTAAAACTGTTGCAAGTGAAATTAAAAAACTTATTGCACCTGAATTTAAAGACAAACCAAAAGAATATTTAACCGAGTTAATAAATAAATTAGCTGAAAAAAATATTTTAGTCTTTGAGTTCGTAGAAACTTGGAACAAAAAAGACAAAGCAAACATTGATGGTTTTTTCCTTAAGTCAAATGTCATTGTTTTAAAAAGACACCAAATTTCATTCAAACGAGAAATTTTTACTCTTGCCCACGAATTAGGGCATTATCTTTTAGACGAAGAAGAAATTGATAAAATTGAATATGACGATTTAGCAAACCAAAATCTATCTAAAATAGAAAATTGGTGTAATGACTTTGCATACTATTTTTTGAGTGGAGAATTTGAAAAAGTTATTGAAGCTATTGACAATTCAAATGCTAATAATGACTATAATATTGACTTGGTTCAAAGTATATCAGAAAAAACACATTTAAGCAGAATAGCAATTTTCACCAAATTACTATTGCTCAATAAAATTAGTCCTGCCAACTATAAAAAAGTAAGAAATGAATTTGAAGAAGAGTTTAGAATTAAAAATGAAGAACTAAAAAAGCAACGAGAATTAGACAAGCAAAATGGAATAAACATAGGTGGCTCAACACCAATTCCAATAAAATCACCTTTATTAGTTTCTACAATACAAACAGCATTTTATGAAGGAGTAATCAATGAATATGAATTTTGCAAA